The Persephonella sp. KM09-Lau-8 nucleotide sequence TATACAGCAGCTATGGCTATATCCCAGACACATATCAAAAGGATTATTGCTTATTCATCTGTTTCACACATGGGTTTTGTAACAATTGGAACATTTGCTCTTAATATGGAAGGTATGAATGGAGCTATTATCACTATGATATCCCATGGATTTACTTCTGCGGCATTATTCCTTGCTGCAGGTTTCATATATGAAAGGGTTCATTCTTATGAGTTAAAAGACCTTGGAGGTCTGGCCAGATTTATGCCTGTGTTTGCAACACTGTTTATGATTTCTGCTATGGCATCTGCAGGTTTACCAGGTTTATCTGGATTTGTTGGAGAGTTTTTAGCTTTACTTGGAACATTTAAAGCGAGCATATTGACTGCTGTTTTAGCAGGTTTAAGCTTGATAGTAGGTGCTGGATATACCCTTTATCTCTACCATAAATCCATGTTTAAAGAGAGCTTACTGCCTGAGAAAAAGATAGAAAAATGGGAAAAGCTTAGAGATATGAATACAGCTGAACTGCTTTCTTTCTTACCACTTGTGATAATGATGTTTGTGATTGGTATATATCCAACATGGTGGATAAGATTAATAGAAACAACTTCTAAAGCTATTCTTTCTAAGTTTATAGGAGGCTAAGGGATGTCGGTATTACAGGATATAGTGGCGGGCTTAGGAGTTCCAAACTTCAGTGTTCTGATTCCTGAAATAATAATTCTAATTACAGCATTTATACTGTTTTTTATTGAGTTATTTACAAAGGCACGATTTGTTATATCAGTTGTTGCTGCCATTGGTCTTGCCCTTGCAGGTATAGTAACATTAACAATGGAACAAGGTGATATAACATTTTATGGTCTGTATATTGTAGATTCATTTTCTTTAACATTTAAATTTTTCCTGATACTTACAACTTTCTTCGTTGTGATTGTTCTTAGACCTTATCTTGAGTCTAAAAAGACATATTACGGAGAGTATTATTATCTGATTCTCTTTGCTCTCCTTGGTATGATGATAATGGTTTCTGCCAATAATCTGATAACTATGTATGTAGGTCTTGAGCTGGCATCTATTACCATATATATACTGGCAGGTATGTTTAAAAAAGATTATCTTTCAAAAGAAGGTGCCTTCAAATATCTGATAATGGGTGGTGCCGGAACAGCAATAATCAGCTATGGTATAGCTGTTATTTATGGTAGAACTGGAAGCTTTGATTTTGCACAGATAGCAGATACTATAACATCCAATAATCTTGATGTGGCAGCCCTTGCCGGAATTGCTTTGATACTGATAGGTTTAGGTCTCAAAGCATCTACAGTGCCATTCCATTTCTGGACACCAGATGCTTATCAGGGAGCCCCTACTCCTATTACTGCATTTATGGGGGTTGCTGCGAAAATAGCTACATTTGCTATTATTCTTAGGGTTATGGTTCAGGCATTCCCATTTGCTTCAGAAGCCTGGACTCTGGGATGGGCACTGCTTGCAGCTGCTTCTATGATTTTTGGTAATTTTGTCGCTCTCAGACAGGATAATGTTAAAAGAATGCTTGCATATTCCTCAGTTGCCCATGCAGGTTATATACTGGCAGCTCTTGCAGCTCCAACAGGTATGGCATTTACTGCATTAATTTTCTATTCTCTGGTTTATATCTTTATGGGACTTGGAGGATTTATATTCCTGTCAGCAATGGAAAGACAATATGGATGGACTAATAGTATAGATGATTTTAGAGGACTCGCTAAAAGAAGCCCCATGATGGCTCTATTTATGCTGATATTTATGTTCTCTATGCTTGGAATTCCTCCAACAGTTGGATTTTTTGGAAAATTAGGTGTATTCCTTGCCCTTATAGGTTCTGATATATGGTGGCTTGCAGTTATTCTTGTGGTAATGAGTATCGTATCAGCCGGATATTATCTGAGAGTTGTAATTTATATGTATATGCATGAACCACAGTCTAAAGCCAAGTTTAATTTCTCCCTTGGGGAAGCCTTTACACTGGCATTTATGGCAACATTTATTCTTATACTTGGTATATATCCAACAGTTTTCTGGGGATTATCAACTCTTTTAAGTGACCTTTTAATACAGGGTATTGGTAGATAATGAAAAAAGGGGAACTGTTTATATTGTCCTCTCCTGCCGGAGGGGGCAAAACTACCCTTGCTAATCTTCTTATAAAAGAAATCCCAAATCTAAAAAGAGTTATAACCTGCACAACTAGAAAACCACGTCCTGGCGAGAAAAACGGAGTTGATTACTATTTTCTTTCCAAAGAAGAGTTTGAAAGAAGAATAAAAGAGAATGATTTTCTTGAATACGCTATAGTCCATGGGAATTATTATGGAACACCTAAAAAAGAAGTAGAAGAGGAGTTACAGAAAGGGTTTGATTTACTCCTAATAATTGATGTTCAGGGGATGAGACAGATAGTCTCAAATAAAAAGGATGTGGTTACCATTTTTATACTTCCACCTTCCCTTGATGAGCTTGTAAGAAGAATGAAGGAAAGGGGAGATAGCGAAGAAGAAATTCAAAAAAGACTAAAAACTGCAAAAAAAGAAATACCTGCATGGAAAGAGTATAATTATGTTGTAATAAATGATAATCTGGATAAAGCCAAGGAAAATATAAAATATATAATCCTTTCTAACCGACTTAAAACAGAAAGATTTGATGTGTCTAAGATAAAAGATGAAGAATTAAAAAAACTTATGCAGGGGTAAAATGGGAAAATTTTTAAAAGTTGCTTTCTGGGTTTATACAGTTTTGATAATGTATTTTGCTTTTACACCCCAGACAATTACCCAGAGTCATGATAAGATTTACCATTTTTTTGCGTTTTTTATCTTTGCTATTTTATTGAAGGAGGCTTATAATACCAGTTATTGGGGTGCATTTTTCTATTCATTATTTTTCAGCCTTTTTATTGAAGTTGTTCAGTATTTTCTTCCCTATAGAACAGCTGAATATGGAGATATAACAGCTGATCTTCTGGGAGCTACTTCCGGTTTGTTTATGTATTTTGTAATAAAATTGACCTATCTGGAATTAAAATATAAAGAATGATATACTAAATTCTTGCCATAAAACCTGTCTGGAGGAACAGATTTGAGCAAAAGACCTTTGATAGAGCAGGCTTTGAAAAGAGTTAACAATAGATATGAGCTGGTTCATGCTGCAGCAAAACTTGCAAAAGAGTTGTATGAAACAGGTGCAGAAAGTTATGTAACAGAGGAAGGTGTTCCTCTAAAAAAGACTGTTATTGCAATAGATGAAATAGCAAAAGGTAGAGCAGTAATTATAAGAAAATCTGAGTAGGGTATGTGCATTTAGAAAGGATACAACATAACTACAAATTATTAAGGTTTATATTTTCTTTAGCCCTCTTAATCTCTTTTACTTTCTTTGCTGGGACATCAGGACTTAAAAGCTCTACACAGGTTGTAGCTGTTTTTATTTTGTTTATTTACACTGCTGTTTCATTTGTAACACTTTTTATTAAAAAAGCTTCTATTATAGATACTATACTTGATGTTACATTTATTTCAGCTTTTATTTTTACTGATTTTGATAAATTAAAGTATTTTTCTCTTTTGTATCTGTTTCCCTTATTTTTCTCAGGATTTACTTTTGAAAGCAGACAGGCTTATTCTGTGCTGATCTTGGCGATTTTTGAGTATTCATTTTTATTCTTTATGTATAGCGAGCAACATTCCAGCGGATAT carries:
- a CDS encoding NADH-quinone oxidoreductase subunit N gives rise to the protein MSVLQDIVAGLGVPNFSVLIPEIIILITAFILFFIELFTKARFVISVVAAIGLALAGIVTLTMEQGDITFYGLYIVDSFSLTFKFFLILTTFFVVIVLRPYLESKKTYYGEYYYLILFALLGMMIMVSANNLITMYVGLELASITIYILAGMFKKDYLSKEGAFKYLIMGGAGTAIISYGIAVIYGRTGSFDFAQIADTITSNNLDVAALAGIALILIGLGLKASTVPFHFWTPDAYQGAPTPITAFMGVAAKIATFAIILRVMVQAFPFASEAWTLGWALLAAASMIFGNFVALRQDNVKRMLAYSSVAHAGYILAALAAPTGMAFTALIFYSLVYIFMGLGGFIFLSAMERQYGWTNSIDDFRGLAKRSPMMALFMLIFMFSMLGIPPTVGFFGKLGVFLALIGSDIWWLAVILVVMSIVSAGYYLRVVIYMYMHEPQSKAKFNFSLGEAFTLAFMATFILILGIYPTVFWGLSTLLSDLLIQGIGR
- the gmk gene encoding guanylate kinase, giving the protein MKKGELFILSSPAGGGKTTLANLLIKEIPNLKRVITCTTRKPRPGEKNGVDYYFLSKEEFERRIKENDFLEYAIVHGNYYGTPKKEVEEELQKGFDLLLIIDVQGMRQIVSNKKDVVTIFILPPSLDELVRRMKERGDSEEEIQKRLKTAKKEIPAWKEYNYVVINDNLDKAKENIKYIILSNRLKTERFDVSKIKDEELKKLMQG
- a CDS encoding VanZ family protein, which codes for MGKFLKVAFWVYTVLIMYFAFTPQTITQSHDKIYHFFAFFIFAILLKEAYNTSYWGAFFYSLFFSLFIEVVQYFLPYRTAEYGDITADLLGATSGLFMYFVIKLTYLELKYKE
- the rpoZ gene encoding DNA-directed RNA polymerase subunit omega, with amino-acid sequence MSKRPLIEQALKRVNNRYELVHAAAKLAKELYETGAESYVTEEGVPLKKTVIAIDEIAKGRAVIIRKSE